A single genomic interval of Halorubrum aethiopicum harbors:
- a CDS encoding PadR family transcriptional regulator, with amino-acid sequence MTKWFHSGRRRDCCALIYEAGELRAQSLKSRLETHYDERIDPQSFYATLTALVEAGYLTRRAQGLADVYGLTDAGETALLDHHEWLSDRVEAGNARSDDADRSDEDTHRPDDDADRSDDDHPDDAGSDEADLKG; translated from the coding sequence ATGACGAAGTGGTTCCACAGCGGGCGGCGGCGCGACTGCTGTGCGCTGATCTACGAGGCCGGCGAGCTGCGGGCGCAGTCGCTCAAGAGCCGGCTCGAGACCCACTACGACGAGCGAATCGACCCGCAGAGCTTCTACGCGACGCTCACGGCACTGGTCGAGGCGGGGTACCTCACCCGCCGTGCCCAGGGGCTCGCGGACGTCTACGGGCTCACCGACGCCGGCGAGACCGCCCTCCTCGACCACCACGAGTGGCTCTCCGACCGGGTCGAGGCCGGGAACGCCCGATCCGACGACGCCGACCGATCCGATGAGGACACCCACCGACCCGACGACGACGCCGACCGATCCGACGACGATCACCCCGATGACGCCGGCAGCGACGAGGCCGACCTCAAAGGTTAA
- a CDS encoding NAD-dependent epimerase/dehydratase family protein — protein sequence MEYFLTGGTGFIGTRLVERLAADGHALTVLTRDRSNATHLPDSVSVLEGDITEKASMREGIEGVDGVFHLAAWFQLGPGPWNERLAERINVDGTRNVLELMDELDVPKGVYASTVGVYGNTGGEYVDESYRSPNDFPTVYQETKWRAHYEVADPMMENGLPLVVATLGAIYGPGDKPYGGTPRAAAIDYLHGELPMIPSDFVMSFDHVEDTAANLQRAMERGSPGEEYIIAGEPRDLVDYFDIAEDCTGVPAPRAVPGSLFGLLRYGVAALEGITRPPEGFESELLGFFATGEALVDNSKARRELDIEHRSLEDGVREYMRWEMEEQGMEPGRAESSVRT from the coding sequence ATGGAGTACTTCCTCACGGGGGGAACGGGATTCATCGGCACGCGGCTGGTCGAGCGACTCGCTGCCGACGGACACGCGCTGACGGTGCTGACGCGGGATCGATCGAACGCCACACACCTCCCCGACTCGGTCTCGGTCCTCGAGGGGGACATCACCGAGAAGGCGAGCATGCGAGAGGGGATCGAGGGCGTCGATGGCGTCTTCCACCTCGCCGCCTGGTTCCAGCTTGGACCCGGGCCCTGGAACGAACGGCTGGCCGAGCGTATCAACGTCGACGGAACGAGAAACGTCCTCGAACTGATGGACGAACTCGACGTTCCCAAGGGCGTCTACGCCAGTACCGTCGGCGTGTACGGCAATACCGGCGGCGAGTACGTCGACGAGTCGTATCGCTCTCCGAACGATTTCCCGACGGTGTACCAGGAGACGAAGTGGCGAGCGCATTACGAGGTCGCGGATCCCATGATGGAGAACGGACTCCCGCTGGTGGTGGCGACGCTCGGGGCGATCTACGGGCCGGGCGACAAGCCGTACGGCGGAACGCCACGGGCGGCGGCGATCGACTACCTCCACGGGGAGCTACCGATGATACCGAGCGATTTCGTCATGTCGTTCGATCACGTCGAGGACACGGCCGCGAACCTTCAGCGGGCGATGGAGCGCGGGTCTCCCGGTGAAGAGTACATCATCGCCGGGGAGCCGCGTGATCTGGTCGACTACTTCGACATCGCCGAGGACTGTACCGGCGTCCCGGCCCCACGAGCGGTACCGGGATCCTTGTTCGGCCTGCTGCGGTATGGCGTCGCCGCTCTCGAGGGGATCACCAGACCCCCCGAAGGGTTCGAGAGCGAGTTGCTCGGGTTCTTCGCCACCGGAGAAGCGTTGGTCGATAACTCGAAGGCGCGGCGTGAACTCGACATCGAGCACCGATCGCTCGAGGACGGGGTCCGCGAGTACATGCGCTGGGAAATGGAAGAACAGGGGATGGAGCCGGGGCGAGCGGAGAGCTCGGTG
- a CDS encoding HAD family hydrolase, whose translation MVLAEYDFHLFDLDGTLVDAEWAYTRGVFDRVGDRLGRRFSDREAYVLWHGLGGSRGETLRGMGVDPDRFWPAFHDVEDPIARAEATYLHDDAARFLDRLDAANRPVGLVTHCQRFLAEPVLDRLDLGSRFDAVVCCTDETGWKPDPGPLEVAMDAMGVDARDRGYYAGDGESDVGAAWNAGLDAVHVERVGHADRGRCVLGDRRVEAFDELLEAT comes from the coding sequence ATGGTCCTCGCCGAGTACGATTTCCACCTGTTCGACCTCGACGGGACGCTCGTCGACGCCGAGTGGGCGTACACCCGCGGGGTGTTCGACCGCGTCGGCGACCGGCTCGGCCGGCGCTTCTCCGACCGCGAGGCGTATGTCCTCTGGCACGGGCTCGGCGGGTCGCGCGGCGAGACCCTCCGCGGGATGGGCGTCGATCCCGACCGCTTCTGGCCGGCCTTCCACGACGTGGAGGACCCGATCGCCCGCGCGGAGGCGACGTACCTCCACGACGACGCCGCTCGCTTCCTCGACCGGCTCGACGCCGCGAACCGGCCGGTCGGACTCGTCACCCACTGCCAGCGGTTCCTCGCCGAGCCCGTCCTCGACCGGCTTGACCTCGGCTCCCGATTCGACGCGGTCGTCTGCTGTACCGACGAGACCGGCTGGAAGCCGGACCCGGGCCCCCTGGAGGTCGCGATGGACGCGATGGGCGTCGACGCCCGCGACCGGGGGTACTACGCCGGCGACGGCGAGAGCGACGTGGGCGCGGCCTGGAACGCCGGGCTCGACGCGGTCCACGTCGAGCGCGTCGGCCACGCGGACCGGGGCCGGTGCGTCCTCGGCGACCGCCGCGTGGAGGCGTTCGACGAACTGCTGGAAGCGACCTGA
- a CDS encoding CopG family ribbon-helix-helix protein, whose amino-acid sequence MTVVSVSMPEELLNRIDEFADEHGYTGRSEVVREASRNLLGEFEDARLEDRRLMAVVTVLFDYETTSVEERMMRLRHEHEGLVASNFHNHVGSRYCMELFVLEGSLAEISTFVGKVRATKDTLTVDYSVTPVDEFGADGLEALDGAEGHEHGHGHADDEDD is encoded by the coding sequence ATGACCGTCGTCAGCGTGTCGATGCCCGAGGAGTTGCTCAACCGGATCGACGAGTTCGCCGACGAACACGGCTACACCGGGCGCAGCGAGGTGGTTCGGGAGGCCTCCCGGAACCTCCTCGGCGAGTTCGAGGACGCGCGGCTGGAGGACCGCCGGCTGATGGCGGTCGTGACGGTGCTCTTCGACTACGAGACGACGAGCGTCGAGGAGCGCATGATGCGGCTCCGACACGAACACGAGGGGCTCGTCGCCTCCAACTTCCACAACCACGTCGGCTCCCGGTACTGTATGGAACTCTTCGTCCTCGAGGGGAGCCTCGCCGAGATATCCACCTTCGTCGGGAAGGTCCGCGCCACGAAGGACACGCTCACCGTCGACTACAGCGTCACTCCCGTCGACGAGTTCGGCGCGGACGGACTGGAGGCCCTCGACGGGGCGGAGGGTCACGAACACGGACACGGACACGCCGACGACGAGGACGACTGA
- a CDS encoding PRC-barrel domain-containing protein: protein MANILAENLSGKAVMGSDGTELGDLYNITMDLKSGQLHHLLVSPHEQLNPERVTFDVDETGRLRVPVANVQAVKDYIVVGR from the coding sequence ATGGCGAACATCCTGGCGGAGAACCTCTCGGGGAAGGCGGTGATGGGCTCGGACGGGACCGAACTCGGCGATCTGTACAACATCACGATGGACCTGAAGTCGGGGCAGCTCCACCACCTGCTCGTGAGCCCGCACGAGCAGCTCAACCCCGAGCGCGTCACGTTCGACGTCGACGAGACGGGGCGGCTCCGGGTCCCGGTCGCGAACGTGCAGGCGGTGAAAGACTACATCGTCGTCGGCCGCTGA
- the endA gene encoding tRNA-intron lyase: protein MQPTGDLRGDAVHVGGDARQRFYDSRGYGRPLGGNAIELSRVEAAHLLFRGDLAGVRLESGDGGADADPAGFERFFVDSAAATDRFAVRYLVYADLRDRGFYLSPARDPWPGGRADVPDAVDVVAYERGSTPDTGNVRYPVRVVGERESVPAGDLAGQTLAVVDEESDITYFEAATPKLAGSTAYDPPADLTGVLLSDRVVLWDAPPDLYERGFYGQPLSGRAAAVEGIVQLSLVEAASLAADGSLRLSAVVAGGGADDGDGDLAGDDPASAAAAIVARGRAVEGDRFDRRLAAYRDLRERRTVPKTGFKFGADFRTYLDVDTVEDLPHSEHLVRVVEPDHVLAPRELSLDVRLAGGVRKELVFALTDGSGSAGDAGTDDRIEWLSVGRLTP from the coding sequence ATGCAACCGACAGGCGACCTCCGCGGCGACGCCGTCCACGTCGGCGGGGACGCCAGACAGCGGTTCTACGACTCGCGCGGCTACGGCCGCCCGCTCGGCGGGAACGCGATCGAGCTCTCGCGGGTCGAGGCCGCCCACCTGCTGTTCCGCGGCGATCTCGCCGGGGTTCGCCTCGAGTCCGGCGACGGCGGCGCGGACGCCGACCCCGCCGGCTTCGAGCGGTTCTTCGTCGACAGCGCCGCCGCGACCGACCGCTTCGCGGTGCGCTACCTCGTCTACGCCGACCTCCGCGACCGCGGGTTCTACCTCTCGCCCGCCCGCGATCCGTGGCCGGGCGGCCGGGCGGACGTGCCCGACGCGGTCGACGTCGTCGCCTACGAGCGCGGGTCGACGCCCGACACCGGAAACGTCCGCTACCCGGTGCGCGTCGTGGGCGAACGCGAGTCGGTCCCCGCCGGCGACCTCGCCGGCCAGACCCTCGCGGTCGTCGACGAGGAGAGCGACATCACCTACTTCGAGGCCGCCACCCCGAAGCTTGCGGGCTCGACCGCCTACGACCCGCCGGCCGACCTGACCGGAGTCCTCCTCTCCGACCGCGTCGTGCTCTGGGACGCCCCGCCCGACCTCTACGAGCGCGGGTTCTACGGCCAGCCGCTCTCGGGGCGGGCGGCCGCGGTCGAGGGGATCGTTCAGCTCTCGCTCGTCGAGGCCGCGTCGCTCGCGGCCGACGGGAGCCTCCGGCTCTCGGCGGTCGTCGCCGGCGGGGGGGCGGACGACGGCGACGGCGATCTCGCGGGCGACGACCCCGCGAGCGCCGCCGCCGCGATCGTCGCCCGCGGCCGCGCCGTGGAGGGCGACCGGTTCGACCGCCGGCTCGCGGCCTACCGCGACCTCCGCGAGCGCCGGACCGTCCCCAAGACGGGGTTCAAGTTCGGCGCGGACTTCCGGACGTACCTCGACGTCGACACCGTCGAGGACCTCCCGCACTCCGAGCACCTCGTGCGGGTGGTCGAGCCCGACCACGTCCTCGCGCCGCGCGAGCTCTCGCTCGACGTGCGGCTCGCCGGCGGCGTCCGGAAGGAGCTGGTGTTCGCGCTGACCGACGGGAGTGGAAGCGCGGGAGACGCCGGGACCGACGACCGGATCGAGTGGCTCTCGGTCGGGAGGCTGACGCCGTGA
- a CDS encoding AAA family ATPase, which produces MNETAGVRLTVRAAEKRDAGRGIARLPEPARKRLGLLSGDTVRIDGERSAVAKVWPGGPDAEDGSVLIDADTRANAGVKVGDVVTVSPVDVVDADRVVLAAPARLASVDVSREVVERALARDLRDRPISRGEAVHVERLGGLRFVVRETRPSGTVRVASGTDVSVDYEGGDRDRSGSAADGEQGGAGTGAEAGTGSGTGASDATREAGSTPGTDGRPAGEGEAPPAEHTAGATYEDIGGLDEELELVRETIELPLSEPGVFTRLGVDPPKGVLLYGPPGTGKTLIARAVANEVDATFITVDGPEIMSKYKGESEERLREVFERASEDAPAIVFFDEIDSIAGKRDDGGDVENRVVGQLLSLMDGLDARGDVIVIGATNRVDSLDPALRRGGRFDREIEIGVPGEAGRRQILDVHTRRMPLADDVDLDRIASRTHGFVGADIEGLTQEAAMTALRRARESDARALDSVTVTRADFEAAHAAVEPSAMREYVAEQPTTDFDDVGGLDGAKEKLERAVSWPLTYGPLFDAANADPPTGVLLHGPPGTGKTLLARAIAGESGVNFVQVAGPELLDRYVGESEKAVRDLFDRARQAAPVIVFFDEIDAIATDRDAAGGGDSGVGERVVSQLLTELDRASDNPNLVVLAATNRRSAIDRALLRPGRLETHVEVPEPDREARRAVFAVHTREKPVADDVDLDRLADETDGYSGAEIAAVCREAAMTAIERVADAHGEAANDHADEVAITDADFATAIATVTASKL; this is translated from the coding sequence ATGAACGAGACCGCCGGCGTCAGGCTCACCGTTCGCGCCGCCGAGAAGCGCGACGCGGGCCGCGGCATCGCCAGGCTCCCCGAACCCGCGCGCAAGCGACTCGGCCTCCTCAGCGGCGACACGGTCCGGATCGACGGCGAGCGCTCGGCCGTCGCGAAGGTGTGGCCCGGCGGCCCCGACGCGGAGGACGGCTCCGTCCTCATCGACGCCGACACCCGCGCCAACGCCGGCGTGAAGGTCGGCGACGTCGTCACCGTCAGCCCCGTCGACGTGGTCGACGCCGACCGGGTCGTCCTCGCCGCGCCCGCCCGGCTGGCGTCGGTCGACGTGAGCCGCGAGGTCGTCGAGCGCGCGCTCGCCCGCGACCTCCGCGACCGACCGATCTCCCGCGGCGAGGCCGTCCACGTCGAGCGGCTCGGCGGCCTCCGGTTCGTCGTCCGTGAGACGCGGCCGAGCGGCACCGTCCGGGTCGCGAGCGGCACCGACGTGTCGGTCGACTACGAGGGCGGAGACCGGGATCGGTCCGGGTCGGCCGCCGACGGGGAGCAGGGTGGAGCCGGAACCGGAGCCGAGGCGGGAACCGGCTCCGGGACCGGCGCGTCCGACGCGACGCGGGAGGCCGGCTCGACGCCCGGAACCGACGGCCGTCCGGCGGGCGAGGGGGAGGCCCCGCCGGCCGAACACACCGCCGGCGCGACCTACGAGGACATCGGCGGATTGGACGAGGAGCTGGAGCTGGTGCGCGAGACGATCGAGCTGCCGCTCTCGGAGCCGGGCGTGTTCACCCGGCTCGGGGTCGACCCGCCGAAGGGAGTCCTGTTGTACGGGCCGCCGGGCACCGGGAAGACGCTCATCGCTCGCGCCGTCGCCAACGAGGTGGACGCGACGTTCATCACGGTCGACGGCCCGGAGATCATGTCGAAGTACAAGGGGGAATCCGAGGAGCGGCTCCGCGAGGTGTTCGAGCGCGCGAGCGAGGACGCGCCCGCGATCGTTTTCTTCGACGAGATCGACTCGATCGCGGGCAAGCGCGACGACGGCGGCGACGTGGAGAACCGCGTCGTCGGCCAGCTGCTCTCGCTCATGGACGGGCTCGACGCCCGCGGCGACGTGATCGTCATCGGCGCGACCAATCGGGTGGACTCGCTCGATCCCGCGCTCCGGCGCGGCGGCCGGTTCGACCGCGAGATCGAGATCGGCGTTCCCGGCGAGGCGGGCCGCAGGCAGATCCTCGACGTCCACACGCGGCGGATGCCGCTCGCCGACGACGTGGACTTGGACCGGATCGCGAGCCGGACCCACGGCTTCGTCGGCGCGGACATCGAGGGGCTGACCCAGGAGGCGGCGATGACCGCGCTCCGCCGCGCCCGCGAGAGCGACGCCCGTGCGCTCGACTCGGTGACCGTCACGCGGGCCGACTTCGAGGCCGCCCACGCCGCGGTCGAGCCGAGCGCGATGCGCGAGTACGTCGCCGAACAGCCCACCACCGACTTTGACGACGTTGGCGGGCTCGACGGGGCGAAGGAGAAGCTCGAGCGGGCGGTGAGCTGGCCGCTGACGTACGGTCCGCTCTTCGACGCGGCGAACGCCGACCCGCCGACGGGCGTCCTGTTACACGGGCCGCCGGGCACCGGGAAGACGCTGCTCGCGCGGGCGATCGCGGGCGAGAGCGGCGTCAACTTCGTTCAGGTCGCCGGCCCGGAGCTGCTCGACCGGTACGTCGGCGAGTCCGAGAAGGCGGTGCGAGACCTCTTCGACCGCGCCAGACAGGCCGCGCCGGTGATCGTCTTCTTCGACGAGATCGACGCGATCGCGACCGACCGCGACGCGGCCGGCGGGGGCGACTCCGGCGTCGGCGAGCGCGTGGTCTCGCAGCTTTTGACCGAGCTGGACCGCGCGAGCGACAACCCGAACCTCGTCGTGCTCGCCGCGACGAACCGCCGGTCGGCGATCGACCGCGCGCTGTTGCGTCCCGGCCGGCTGGAGACGCACGTCGAGGTGCCCGAGCCGGACCGGGAGGCGCGGCGGGCGGTGTTCGCGGTCCACACCCGCGAGAAGCCGGTCGCCGACGACGTGGACCTCGACCGGCTCGCCGACGAGACGGACGGCTACTCCGGAGCGGAGATCGCGGCGGTCTGCCGGGAGGCGGCGATGACCGCGATCGAGCGGGTCGCGGACGCACACGGCGAGGCGGCCAACGACCACGCCGACGAGGTCGCGATCACGGACGCCGACTTCGCGACCGCGATCGCGACCGTGACGGCCTCGAAGTTGTAG
- a CDS encoding inorganic phosphate transporter, producing the protein MAWSLGANSNSPPFAPAIGANAVSTMRAAFLIGILAAAGALTQGGAISETVGADLIDGVAITPLGATTGLLVAASFMAFGVYSGYPVPAAFATTGAMVGVGLSLGGDPALDTYRRIGTFWLLVPPVSGGLAYLTATLLRRDDVPDTVGVPLLAGVVAGILANVRLGVIPHPERAQGSVAEAVAAAVGGSIEVPTALGVDPVVVLVTLAFAAVGFRFIRRRTRASVEKGIRTFLLVLGSVVAFSSGGSQVGLATGPLENLYGTALGLPAIVLMGVGASGILAGAWMGAPRLLQATSREYAQLGLRRSIAALVPGFVIAQAAITLGIPISFNNIIISGVIGGGLAAGSAGVSRRKIGVTVGFWGITLVTSVAIGFGLYRLLSTTLGIA; encoded by the coding sequence ATGGCCTGGTCGCTCGGGGCCAACAGCAACTCCCCGCCGTTCGCGCCGGCGATCGGGGCGAACGCGGTGTCGACGATGCGCGCGGCGTTCCTGATCGGGATCCTCGCCGCCGCGGGCGCGCTGACGCAGGGCGGGGCGATCTCCGAGACGGTCGGCGCGGACCTGATCGACGGCGTCGCGATCACGCCGCTCGGGGCGACGACCGGCCTGCTCGTGGCCGCGTCGTTCATGGCGTTCGGCGTCTACAGCGGCTATCCGGTCCCCGCGGCGTTCGCGACGACGGGCGCGATGGTCGGCGTCGGCCTCTCGCTCGGCGGCGACCCCGCGCTCGACACCTACCGCCGGATCGGGACGTTCTGGCTGCTCGTACCCCCCGTCTCCGGCGGGCTCGCGTACCTCACGGCGACGCTGCTTCGGCGCGACGACGTGCCCGACACGGTCGGCGTCCCACTGTTGGCCGGCGTGGTCGCCGGGATCCTCGCGAACGTCCGGCTCGGGGTGATCCCGCATCCGGAGCGCGCGCAGGGCTCCGTCGCCGAGGCGGTCGCGGCGGCGGTCGGCGGGAGTATTGAGGTCCCGACCGCGCTCGGCGTGGATCCCGTCGTCGTCCTCGTGACGCTCGCGTTCGCGGCCGTCGGGTTCCGGTTCATCCGCCGCCGGACGCGGGCCTCGGTGGAGAAGGGGATCCGGACGTTCCTGCTCGTCCTCGGGAGCGTCGTCGCCTTCTCGAGCGGCGGCAGCCAGGTGGGGCTCGCGACCGGGCCGCTGGAGAACCTCTACGGGACGGCGCTCGGGCTGCCCGCGATCGTGCTGATGGGCGTCGGCGCGAGCGGGATCCTCGCGGGCGCGTGGATGGGCGCGCCGCGGCTCCTCCAGGCGACCTCGCGGGAGTACGCCCAGCTCGGCCTCCGGCGGTCGATCGCGGCGCTCGTGCCGGGGTTCGTCATCGCGCAGGCGGCGATCACGCTCGGGATCCCCATCTCGTTCAACAACATCATCATCTCGGGCGTCATCGGCGGCGGGCTCGCGGCGGGGTCCGCGGGCGTCTCCCGCCGGAAGATCGGCGTGACGGTCGGGTTCTGGGGGATCACGCTCGTCACGTCCGTCGCGATCGGGTTCGGCCTCTACCGGCTCCTCTCGACGACGCTCGGGATCGCGTGA
- the lwrS gene encoding LWR-salt protein, with amino-acid sequence MNAAYVFRVAFRIDPDEAHADPDRFETTVEVPAAEPGAEGWLFFRDRLWRGEVGDEPSARRFLGDRLGVEVVAASFRELRTDRAFLDALEAAIDADLDRFNADSVDEVLHKYLGSSIHVRE; translated from the coding sequence GTGAACGCCGCGTACGTCTTCCGCGTCGCCTTCCGGATCGATCCCGACGAGGCGCACGCCGACCCGGACCGGTTCGAGACGACGGTGGAGGTCCCCGCGGCGGAGCCCGGCGCGGAGGGGTGGCTGTTCTTCCGCGACCGGCTCTGGCGCGGGGAGGTCGGCGACGAGCCGTCGGCCCGCCGGTTCCTCGGCGATCGGCTGGGCGTCGAGGTGGTGGCAGCGTCGTTCCGCGAGCTCCGGACCGACCGGGCGTTCCTCGACGCGCTCGAGGCCGCGATCGACGCGGATCTGGACCGGTTCAACGCGGACTCGGTCGACGAGGTCCTCCACAAGTACCTCGGGTCGTCGATCCACGTCCGGGAGTGA
- a CDS encoding NOB1 family endonuclease has product MRVLDTSAFIHEYTTDDPVVSVPEVHDELSGETALRFDAMEGSGMTIHVPAPEAVTNVQRAARGSGDAAELSETDVRLIATALELDATLVTDDYAMQNVAERLDLGVEPIARDGITEEREWRFQCVGCSRTFEENRERCPVCGSDLTRKNPA; this is encoded by the coding sequence ATGAGAGTTCTCGACACGTCCGCGTTCATCCACGAGTACACCACCGACGACCCCGTGGTCTCCGTCCCGGAGGTCCACGACGAGCTCAGCGGCGAGACCGCGCTCCGGTTCGACGCGATGGAGGGGTCGGGGATGACGATCCACGTGCCGGCCCCGGAGGCGGTGACGAACGTCCAGCGCGCGGCCCGCGGCTCCGGCGACGCCGCCGAGCTCTCGGAGACGGACGTGCGGCTGATCGCGACCGCCCTCGAGCTCGACGCCACCCTCGTCACCGACGACTACGCGATGCAGAACGTCGCCGAGCGGCTGGATCTGGGCGTGGAACCCATCGCCCGCGACGGGATCACGGAGGAGCGCGAGTGGCGATTCCAGTGTGTCGGCTGTAGCCGGACCTTCGAGGAGAACCGCGAGCGCTGCCCCGTCTGCGGCAGCGACCTCACGCGCAAGAACCCGGCGTAG
- the uppS gene encoding polyprenyl diphosphate synthase — protein sequence MLDRLRSAVERAYLRYLRRRVETVPTHVAVIQDGNRRYARERGDDAPDGHRAGADTTERVLDWCADLGVSELTLYAFSTENFERPDEELEPLFDLLEAKLLEFADADRVHDQGVQVRAIGDVERLPPRVREAVDYAERRTADNDRFTLNVALAYGGRTELLDAARGVAREVAEGDLDPADVDVETVERRLYDRPIRDVDLIVRTGGDERTSNFLPWHANGNEAAVYFCTPYWPEFSEVDFMRAIRTYQAREASWRRARAERAAALVRAVAEVEIAEARRVARRLRGRLPRSEIDVVAEGLPEDEEAPAAERLSSTPSEAARSTATAAAVDADGDSEPAD from the coding sequence ATGCTGGACCGGCTCCGTTCGGCCGTCGAACGCGCCTACCTGCGGTACCTCCGCCGGCGGGTGGAGACGGTCCCGACCCACGTCGCCGTCATCCAGGACGGGAACCGACGGTACGCCCGCGAGCGCGGCGACGACGCGCCGGACGGCCACCGCGCCGGCGCGGACACGACCGAGCGCGTCCTCGACTGGTGTGCGGATCTGGGCGTCTCGGAGCTGACGCTGTACGCCTTCTCGACGGAGAACTTCGAGCGGCCCGACGAGGAGCTCGAGCCACTCTTCGACCTTCTCGAGGCCAAGCTCCTCGAGTTCGCCGACGCCGATCGCGTCCACGACCAGGGGGTCCAGGTCCGCGCCATCGGCGACGTCGAGCGGCTCCCGCCGCGGGTGCGCGAGGCGGTCGACTACGCCGAGCGCCGGACCGCCGACAACGACCGCTTCACGCTCAACGTCGCCCTCGCATACGGCGGGCGCACGGAGCTGCTCGACGCGGCCCGCGGCGTCGCCCGCGAGGTCGCCGAGGGCGATCTCGACCCCGCGGACGTGGACGTCGAGACGGTGGAGCGCCGGCTGTACGACCGCCCGATCCGCGACGTGGACCTCATCGTCCGGACCGGCGGCGACGAGCGCACCTCGAACTTCCTGCCGTGGCACGCCAACGGCAACGAGGCGGCCGTCTACTTCTGTACACCCTACTGGCCCGAGTTCTCCGAGGTGGACTTCATGCGCGCGATCCGGACCTACCAGGCCCGGGAGGCGTCCTGGCGGCGCGCCCGCGCCGAGCGCGCCGCGGCGCTGGTCCGGGCGGTCGCCGAGGTGGAGATCGCGGAGGCGCGGCGCGTGGCGCGGCGGCTCCGCGGGCGGCTGCCGCGGAGCGAGATCGACGTCGTCGCCGAGGGGCTTCCGGAAGACGAGGAGGCCCCCGCGGCCGAGCGCCTCTCGTCGACTCCGAGCGAGGCGGCCCGCTCGACCGCGACCGCCGCCGCCGTCGACGCCGACGGCGACTCGGAGCCGGCGGACTGA